The Halioglobus maricola genome segment GCAGCCCGGTATCTTCAAAGGCGCGAAAAATTCTGGATGAGGCCGGCGGGAGCAATCTGCGTTCGAGTCTCATCAATCGAGTGCTAACGGGCGCACTCACGGAGGCAGCGCTTGCGGTGGCCGAGGCGGACGATATCGATGCTGCAAAGATTGAGGCCGAAGCACTGATATCAAAGCTGTATTCAGCGCTGGTCTCGGTATGATTTTGACGGCGTGGCTAGAGCGCCGTGATGAGGCCCAGTAAAATGGCGTAGCGCAATGTCTTGCCGATTGCGGTGAGGACAAAGAACAACCAGAACGGCACCCGCATCATGCCGGCAATAAACGTGAGCGCATCACCCCCCACCGGCATCCAGGCCAGTAGCAGCGACCAGACCCCCCATTTATTGAACCATTTCTGCCCAGCGCTAAGCGAACTCTCCTTGAAAGGGAACCAGCGTCGGTCTTGAAAGTGCAGCAGATAGCGTCCCATGAGCCAGTTCACGGCAGCCCCGAGCGTATTCCCCAGCGAAGCCCAGAACAGCAGGGTGAGTGGGTCATAGCCCGCTGACACCAGCCCGGCGAAGAGAATCTCTGAATAGGCCGGCACCAGCGTCGCGGCGAGAAAGGCGGCGAGAAACAGGCTCAGATAGGCTTCCATTAGCTGCTCTGGCCTGCGCGCGCGGTGTATACCAGGTGGCGGAACAGACCCTGCTGACGAATGCTCTGGGGCATGTATTCCGGGTGCCACTGCACCCCTATGACAAAGTTTGCATAGCTGAGTTCTATGGCTTGTATGACCCCGCTCGCCTCGC includes the following:
- a CDS encoding YqaA family protein is translated as MEAYLSLFLAAFLAATLVPAYSEILFAGLVSAGYDPLTLLFWASLGNTLGAAVNWLMGRYLLHFQDRRWFPFKESSLSAGQKWFNKWGVWSLLLAWMPVGGDALTFIAGMMRVPFWLFFVLTAIGKTLRYAILLGLITAL